In Pan paniscus chromosome 1, NHGRI_mPanPan1-v2.0_pri, whole genome shotgun sequence, the DNA window GCGGAGTGCTTCCTTCCTGGCTCACCTCCTAGCCCTCACCCAGCCACACCCACGGGACAGGCTAGGATGCTCCCAGATGCTGCAGCACTCAGGGAGGCCCCGCTGGAAAAGCCAGGCAACTTCAGGCAGATGACAGAGCCGGGACACTTTGAGCTCAAGGCACAGACCCTCATTCCAGGGGTGCATGCCTCTCATGCAGGAGACACCAGCTCTTGGTGACACAGGCCACAGGCACCCACTCCTGGCTGAGCTGGAGAGAAAACTGGCCGGGAAGCTGATCAAATGTCTCCATGCCAGTTTAAAGCAGCAGCCAGTGGGGCTGAAAAGGTTGCAGGGATGCTGGTCTGGAATCCATCCTGCGCTGGGCACTTCCAGACCATGACCTGTCCAAGAGGGGCTGAAGGCCACCGGCTCTCAGGACCGCAGGGGTCAGGGCCACCTAGCTGTTTCCTTGCCCATGGGAGAGCTGACTGCAGCGGGTGAGGCTGGACggcccttctcttccctccagCTGCAGCCGCTTCCTCCTGTCCATCCGCTCTACACCCTCCTCCTAGGTGATCACAAACTACACTGCAGCTCAGAGCTGCCTTTAGACCCCTGACCCCAAAACCGCCATGGCTGCAGATTTCTAGAGAGCACCTGTGGCCCCCCAGGATGGCAGCACAGGCTCCCTGCCTGCTTGGCCCTCTGTGGCCACCCTAACGTCCAGCTTGGTGGCCCAAACGCCTGCCCCCCAGGCCCTGCGCCCTGCAGCCGACAGCTCACAGCCATGGGGCTGTCCTTTGCAGACTCAGCACCCACGCGCCCAGCCTGGGCCTCTGAGGCCTCCCCTGCTGGCCTGCAGCCATGCCAAGTGCTTCATCTGGTAGGTCTGGGCGTTCTCAAAGGAGCGCTGTTCCCGGGGTCCAGTCAGCCAGATCACAAAAACtaagcccccacctccctctcccccaaATGAAACCAGAGCTCCCAAGGGGCTGCCTGTGGCTCACTCTTTAATAGATGCCCTGAAACATAGAGCTCACACTTCAGTGGGAAGGGGGAAGCCAGTGGGTGAACAGGAGGCTGTGCCCCGTGACTGACAGCAAGTCACTCTCACTGCAAACACAGGCTATGCCAAAACCCAGCACACACAGGCAGAACTCTGCCCTGCTGGCTCCTGAGCCCTGCGCTGGCCCCCACCCCACGCTCCTGGAGGGCTCTGAGGAGGAACAGAGGTGGGGAAACATGGGAGATGGGCACAGCCTTCCACAAGCCTCCAGCATGGGATACCTAGTGGCTCATCCCTGTGTGCTCTTTGATGTGTAGACACCCACATGCCACCTGATCCAATGCCCCAGACCCCTCTAGACCACGCATAGCCCCACCCTGAGACATGCTGGAAGCAAGCACAGTGAAACAACTCCCAAAGCCCGAGCCCCAGCCTGCAGACCCTGGACACCGCCCAGCTTCCAGGCACAGGGACCAACCCCCCATGAGGCTCATGCTAGGCAGAGTAGGGTACAAGGCCCGGAAGCTGCCAGTGCTGGCCAGAGACACCGTCCCGTCCTCCCAGACAACCCTGTGTGGAGCCACGATTGGGACCCGGCGCCATCTGGAGCCCAGCACTCACACGGTGGGCTCCTCTGGGGCCACAGGAAGTCCAGAGAGAAAACAACCCACGTGCCTGGGGCCCCTGAGCATGGGTGGGGCCAGGCAGGGCACCTACAAGGGGGACTTTCCCAGATGGAAACCAGGGCTCCCACCCAGTAGGCGCAGCAGACAGATGGGACGGGAAGACCCTGGACAGAGGCCaaaggccccaggccccagcctccCCATCAGCCTGCGCCAGCCAAGGCTTCAGACTACTTGGAGACCGTAGGCCACCAGTCTGGCACAGATGCGGCTAAGGCCACCTGAGCACCCTCAGAGGCTCTGATGTGCAGAGGACCCTtgatcttctctgaccacagcaGGGCCAGCCCCACGTTGCCCTGGCCAGCCCTGAACTTGCCCACAGTCTGTCCTGAGGCAGTCAGCACCGTGGCACCAGGGGTGATGCCACTGGTGGGAAGGGGGTCCAAGAACCGGACAGGGAAGAGGCGCTTGCGGATGACGCCCATGTGGTGGGTGCGGGCCGTCAGCTCCTGGCCAATGTAGCAGCCTTTGGTGAAGCTCACGCCATTCATGAAGGCCAGGTTGGACTCCAGGGGCAGGGCCACCCCAGGAGGCAAGTCTCGGACCCCCTCAGGAACGCCTGCAGGGATTGGAGGGGGGAAACCAGCGAGAATTGAACATCGTCCAGCTCCACCCGTGCAATCCAGCCCGGCGTGCCCACTCCACCCATACCTTGCAGGTATCGGTGCTGGTGATAATCCCACAAGTCCCCGAGCCGGCCGCCGGGCACCAGGGCTGGGCCTTCATCCTGGGTGAGGAGCCGCCACCCCATGCGTGCTGTTCGCGGGTCGCGGATGAGGATGGCGgcagcccctgccctctcctGCAGCGATGCAGCCCCGCAGGCCTCAGGGGAACTGGGCAACACCGCCCACACTCGCAGCTCCGGGTGCGGCTCCACCGTGACCTTCCGCCGGATCCTGTATAGCGCGAGGTGCTTCTGCAGCGCGCCCTGCACGGAGCTGTCACACTCCAGGAGGAAGCCAGACACTTCCGAGTGTTCCTGGAGCCtgcagggagagaggcaggggcGCATGGCAGCTCACCAACTGAGTGGGCCAGAAAGGGCTGCATGAGGGAGCGCGCCTTACCCGGGCAGAGGAGCACACCGTGAACCAACGCAAAGAGCTCTGCCCTCAGCCACAAGGGGCTACGCCTTTAAGGCAAGCGCCCAGGTCACCACACGCAGGGAGCCACGCCCACATCGAGCCACGCCCACAGCCACACCGGGCAGCACCTCCCAAGGCGCGCATCACAGCTAGATGCGGGCACCTTGGAGACCAGCACAGAGTGCCGCGCCCACAGCAATGCGAGGGTGCATGCAGACAACGCACAGCAGGCCAGGCAGGGTACACCTGGACCAGCGGATGGAGAGCCCTGCCCACAGCCGTGCGCAGCTGAGCCTCCAGAGCTCTCGTCTAAGCAGGCAAAGACGAGCTCACAGGGGCCAGGGCAGACAGACCCCGTTTGCCCAGGGACTGGCAGAACTACAATAGCCTGCCCGAGGGCATCATCCGGAGTAGTCCCAGAGCCTAGGGCAGAAATGACAACAGTCCGCTGGATGTGGGAGCAGGGATGGGCAGGGCCCCGCAGGGGAACGGTGTGCACAGCCACTGAGAACCAGACCTGCCTGTTCCAGCCCAGGGAAGCCATCGAGGAGCCCAAGGGTCCTAAGGTGGGCAGGAGGGAGGAGcaaggagcccaggaggttgtcaGGGAGGTACAGCATGCCTGAAGCCCACTCTGCCCATGCCCACCACCTGCCTCCCCAAGCCAAGTCTCAGAACCCAATCGGGGCCCCAGAGCCATTCTGACCTGCGCTCCAGGCAGCCCTCCTCAAAGGATTTGGGCAGGCACCACAAGAATGACCCCTGACCAGACGGATGGTGGGAAGAGGAGAGGCCGGGCAGCGTGGGGCATGTCGGGGGGGGGGGGCACTAAGTGGAGACACCTGGGGTACAGCCACCTCCATGGCTGGGGTTGATTGCAGGTGTGGACTGCACAGGGCTTCACAGGCCGGTGGGAGCTGAGACAGGGAGGTAGTAAGACCCCCAGAGGGCCTTCCAGAGACGAGCCCACAAGCAGGTGGCCCAGCCCCTTCCAGCCAGGAGAGGGCTCAGTCCTTGCCAGTTGCCCAGAGCTTCAGGTGCCAAGCAGGGGCCTGCTGCCCTCATCTCTGCAGTCTCACTCTACCCTGTGGTCATGCCCACGTGCCAGCAGCCACGGAGAACGTTCACGCTCATCACCCAGAACCAGTAGGCACAGGTCTCACTGAGGACCCTGCCGCAGGGAGGGTGGGCATAGCCAGCTGTGACAGCCAGTGAATCTGGCCCACACTCCAGGACAGCGGTCACAGGACATCAAAAACAACACCCACAAGGGAGGGGAACATATGTCATTTACACACATGAGCTAAGATGACGGGAGGAACAGCAAGGACAGCACAGAGGGGCAGCCGCAGGTGTGCTGCGAAAAGGTCACCACGCCACCAGGGAAACACAGGCGATGTGGCCCAGACAGATGCAGTGGTGAACCTGAACACTGGCCAGCATGAGGAGAAACCAGGTCACTGGCATGCTGCTGGTGGGGAGGCAAAATGGGTGGCCCTCTGGAAGACAGGGTGCAGGTCCTCACAACACCAAACAAGCAACTACTCCACGACCTGGCCCTCTCACTTCCGGGCATGGATCACTGAGAAACGAAGACTGCAGCTCACACAAAACCTGCAGCGAAAGCTCACAGCAGCCAGCTCTACTGGTAACAGCCAGAAAGGGAGAATCAAGGTGCCACTACACCATGGAGGACTTCTCAGCAAGAACAGGGTGCTGGAGATGGACAGAAGTGGGTGGATCTGAGGGCACTATGGTGAGGGAAAAGGGTAAGGCTAAAAAGTGACAGGCCGATGCATCCATCTATGACACTCCTGAAATGACACGATTTTACAGCTGAGAACAGGTTTCGGGGTGTTGGGGGTGCCCATTCAGGGGCAGGAGCAGGAAGCCGCGTGGGCCTGAGGATGGCCACAGATATTCACACGTGATAAAACTGCAGTTATACACATGCGTGCACAGACGCACAAAGTAAGACACACAAATCCAGAGACTCCAGATATGCCCTGTGTGTGCAATCAGGGGAATTGGGGAGGGGTCCGTGCGATCTCTCCCacgggttttgttttgttttttttttttttgcaacttcctgtgaatctataattatttcaaaataagaagtgaaaaaaaaaacaacaaaaaaaaaaacaaggagctTCCCCTGCAGAGGTGTCCGAGCACTACAAGAGGAAAGGCAGCAGGCAGTCCTTTCATCCCAGCCATCTGACATCAGCGAGTTTTTAACCACGTGCATGcatatttgtatctttaaaatCTATAGTGGGGTCAGCAGACAAAGATGGACCAAAACACAGGTGAGTGGGGGACCCGGGCAGAGGGACAGATGTGAGGTCATGGGCACAGGATGCTGGGCCCTGGACAGGCAGGGAGGAGCTGAGCGACGCCAGGCAGTAGAGGGACAGAGTAAGGGGACTAGAGTGGAGCTGAGGGACCGCAGGTCCAGGGTCTAGTGAGCCGGGCGCACAGGGGAGGCCACAGAGCCCTACAGGGCAAGGGCAGGAGCTGGGGCAAGGCAGGCAGGGTGGGGCCAGGGTGCCCCATGGGTCCATCAGTCAAGAGTGGAGCCCAGAAAAGATCAAGCTGAGGGCCCCTGCACTCTGAGGTGGGGCCAGctcagctgcctgccttggcaggAACCCCCACCCATGCTGACACCCCCTGCTGCCCCCATCTGCTGAGCACTCCCTGGCCTCACACAGGGTGGATGTCCTCACAGGACCCAGGTTCTGGGGTCGAGGGCACTTTCCAGCTCTCTGTGCCGGTGACTGTCTACCAGGCAGCTTCTCAGGACCAGCTGAGCTGGGACGTGACCCCCGGGCCCACCCCAACCCCTGCCACACCTGAAGACTGCCAGGAGACTTGCCTCACAGGAGAGCCCCGGCCTGGGGAGCTTTCTCAGCCTCATGATTCTCCATAGTGGGGGCTGTCCAGATGCTAAGCAGCACCCCTGGCCTGTACCCCACCCCctcatgacaaccaaaaatatttccagataCCGCTGAGGGGTGCAGGGGACAGGGTTGCCAAAGAAAATATAGGGTACCTGGTTAAATCAGAATTTCACATCGACAACAAATTACTTTTTTTAGTATATCCCAAATACCACATAGGATGCACCTACAGATCATCCGTTGCTCGTCTGAGACGGACCTGGGCGTCCTGTGCTTTTGTTTGCTGAGCCCAGAAGCCCCGGTGGGAGCAAGGGtgcaggaagaggagggaggtcaGGGGTGGCTCTGGCCCAGCCAACTGAAAGAAAGGGTCCCCTGGCCATCAGATCCAAGGGTTTCCAGTCATGTTCAGGAAAACACTGCTCTGGGACCCGGCCTgactccttcccttctctttcctccctcctccccaggccacCAGAGGCCTGACAAGTCTCTCCTGCTCCTCAGTGCTGGCCAGACACAAGGCCACAGCCCTGACACTCTTGGGCCTGCTGAGCCCTGCACTGAGTCCACATCCTTGCCCCGGCCAGCTCGCAGCAAGGCCACTGGACCACAATCCTACCTGCAACATGACCCTAcagcctctctctgcctcctacATGAAGAGAGATCAAAACCAACTGATAGAAAGGGACGctaaggaggccaggcatggtggctcatgcccgcaatcccaacactttgtgaagctgaggcaggagaatcgcctgagcccaggagttcaagaacagcccgagcaacatagtgagacctcaactacctgtagtcctggctacttgggaggctgaggtgggaggattacttgagcccaggagtttgaaggtACACTGAGCTacaactgtgccactgcactccagcctgggcaatggagcgagaccctgtgtctaaaaaataaaaacaaaaaaactcagacCCATATGAAaatctgcacatggatgtttacagcagctttatccataattgccaaaacttggaagcaaccaatatGTCCCTCAGTAGATGAGTGGACAAGTAAACTGTGGtccatccagacaatggaatactaaCCAGTACTAAAAGAAATTAGCTgtcggccgggcgccgtggctcacgcctgtaatcccagcactttgggaggccgaggcgggcggatcatgaggtcagtagttcgagaccagcctgaccaacatggtgaaaccccgtctctactaaaaaaagatacaaaaattagctgggcgtggtggtgcatgcctgtaatcccagctactcaggaggctgaggcaggagaatcgcttgaacctgggaggcagaggttgcagtgagccgagattgcgccactgcactacagcctgggggacagagcaagattctgtctaaaaaaaaaaagaaattagctgtcAAGCTATGAAAAAACATGGAGGAATCTAAACGCATATCACTAAGTGAAGGACGCCAATGTGAAGAGGCTACAGATGCATGAGTCCAACTACAGGACATTCTGAAAAGCATGAAACTATGGAGATACTGAAAACATCAGTGGTGGCCAGGAGTTAggggagatggatggatgggcagggCACAGAGGATTTCAAGGCAGTGACACTACTGTATGTGATGCTACAATGGTAGACATGTGTCATCATACATTTGCCTAACTCATGAACACACCAAGCCAAGAGTGAGCCCTCATGGAAACTGCACTCCAAGTGATGATGGCATGTCAACAGAGGTTCATCAGTTGTGACGAAAATAGCACTCTGGTGGGGGAAGTTGTGAGGTaatatgggaaatctctgcacATTCTGCTCTTTTGCTgagaacctaaaactgctctaaaaagcaACTCCTATTAAAAGACAACAACCAAAAAACTATAGTTTCATCTGAAAGAAGGCGCTACACTCAGGAAAAAAGAATAGGGTGCTTTAAGGAAGCGATGGCTCAGGATGATATATTAAGTatcaaagttgaaataaaaaatccTACAGTCAGGAAAAAACCATGAAGGAATGATGGGCAGGGAATGACCAGAGAAGCAGGAACACACACAGGCTTCCAGGGAGAAGTGGTCCCTGACCTGTGGGCTGCCCTCTCCCCAGAGGAGTGACCAGAGGGGGCAAACCACAGAGAGGGAGGTCAACAGCCAACAGCAGCCTGACAAGGAAAAGAGTTTACACTCTCATGAACTGAACTAAACGTGCCCAACGAGCACAGCCCTAAGCCCACCCACGCCACATAGCTGGGAGGGGTGGCATCTGGACACCTGTCGCCCACCACCCCTGGGGAGACACTCAAGGAGGTAACCTTGTTGTGTCCCTCTTCTGACGGCTGAGGAGAAACAGGGCCATGAACTCCAACAGAACTGAAGCTAGAGGGTTTCAAGTATTATTACACAGATGCTGAATCCCACAGAGGATGGTCCCGCCCCACCTGACCCCTCAGAGTGGAGCTCCCTGGCCTGTGACTTTGTGTCACATCTCAGAAGGGAGACCAGAGTTGGATGACGTCACCCTTCAGTGCTGAGCTGGGGAAGAACAGAGCCGCCTCCAATGCCCTCAGCACTCAGAACAGTGGCGGACACACCAGACACCCAGCACAAGTGAAGAAAATTAACTCCTCCTGCAGACCTCGAGGACAGAGACCCCCACAATGAGAGCAAATAGAAAGCCACAGAAGAGCCACCAAGCATATGCTTGGTAAGGGGAACTGGGGCCCAGTAGGTCTGCAGACAAGCTCCAGACCAGGCAAGAAAGGATGAAGAGGAAAAAGCCCTGAGACACAGAAAGGACAGACAGCTGACCCTTGAATGATGCAAGGGCTAGGGACACTGGCCCCCACACAGTTGAAAACCCACCTTTAAGCTTTGACTCCCCAAAAGCTTAACTACTAACAGACtcctgttgactggaagccttatgTATAACATACGCAGTCAAGTGGcacatattttttatgttttatgctattatatactgtattacaATACGGTAAGCTACAAATCCCAggaagaaaatcctaaggaagagGAAATGTAGTTCCTCTTCACTGAATGGAAAT includes these proteins:
- the IBA57 gene encoding putative transferase CAF17, mitochondrial isoform X2; the protein is MGWRLLTQDEGPALVPGGRLGDLWDYHQHRYLQGVPEGVRDLPPGVALPLESNLAFMNGVSFTKGCYIGQELTARTHHMGVIRKRLFPVRFLDPLPTSGITPGATVLTASGQTVGKFRAGQGNVGLALLWSEKIKGPLHIRASEGAQVALAASVPDWWPTVSK
- the IBA57 gene encoding putative transferase CAF17, mitochondrial isoform X1, with protein sequence MATAALLRGATPGRGGPAWRWRLRAVPRCRLAHSSCSPGGDSTAGADWACFRLDGRTLLRVRGPDAAPFLLGLLTNELPLPSPAAAGAPPAARAGYAHFLNVQGRTLYDVILYGLQEHSEVSGFLLECDSSVQGALQKHLALYRIRRKVTVEPHPELRVWAVLPSSPEACGAASLQERAGAAAILIRDPRTARMGWRLLTQDEGPALVPGGRLGDLWDYHQHRYLQGVPEGVRDLPPGVALPLESNLAFMNGVSFTKGCYIGQELTARTHHMGVIRKRLFPVRFLDPLPTSGITPGATVLTASGQTVGKFRAGQGNVGLALLWSEKIKGPLHIRASEGAQVALAASVPDWWPTVSK